AGCTTATTGAAGCCTGTCTGCCGTATGCCAACAAATCGGTTCGCATTGGTATTACCGGTGTTCCCGGAGTTGGAAAAAGTACCTTTATTGAGGCTTTTGGAACCTTATTGGTACAACAAAAGAAAAAAGTAGCCGTACTTGCGGTAGATCCAAGCAGTACCATTAGTCGAGGCAGTATTCTGGGCGATAAAACCCGAATGGAAGCCCTTGTAAAGGAAGAAAATGCTTTTATACGACCTTCCGCCAGCGGTACCTCTCTGGGAGGTGTGGCCCGTAAAACCAGAGAAGCAATTCTACTATGTGAAGCAGCGGGTTTCGATATCATAATTATTGAAACTGTTGGTGTGGGACAAAGTGAAACTGCGGTACATTCAATGACCGATTTCTTTTTATTACTGCAATTGGCCGGAGCGGGCGATGAATTACAAGGAATTAAACGTGGAATTATTGAAATGGCAGACGCCATTGTAATTAACAAGGCAGACGGAGAAAATGTAAAAGCTGCCAAGCTCGCCAAAACCGAATTTAACAGGGCATTACACCTCTACCCTCCAAAAGACAGTAACTGGACTCCAAAAACAATTAGCTGTAGCGCATTGCAAAATGAAGGAGTTGATGCCGTTTGGGAACTTATTGAAGACTATGTTTCGTTGACAAAGGAGAATACTTATTTTTCTGAAAAAAGAAAGGAACAAAATAAGTTCTGGCTGCTTCAAACCATAGAAAGCACCTTAAAAAGTGAATTTTTTGGTAATCCACTTCTAAAAAAGGAGCTGGAAAAGCAATTAAAAGCCCTGGACGCAAATGCTACAACTCCGTTTGAAGCGGCAGAAAAGATTCTTTTACTTAAAAATTCTCTCTAAACCATTCCACCTGGGCTTCCAACCCTATTTTTAATGAAGTTTGTGGATTGTAATCTAACAGTCTTCTCGCCTTCCCTATATTCGCACAGGTGCGGGACTGATCACCCGGACGCGCGGGTTTGTGCTCCATTTTTATTTTTTTCTGAAGGATTTCTTCAACAGTCGCAATTCCTGTAGCGGTTGTGTTTTCTTCTTCGGTGCCTAAATTGAAAATTTCACCGTTGCAAACACCTTCTTTACCAATTACACTTACAATTCCGTCTACAATATCTTGTACATAGGTAAAGCTGCGTAAATGGTCCAGACTACCATCGTACAGCGGAAACGGTTTGTCATTTAATCCGCAGTCGATTAGACGGGTGTACAATTTATCGGGGCGTTCCCGCGGGCCATAGACCGAATACAATCGCAACGAACAACTTTGCAACAGTTCCCTGCGTGAATAGGCCAGAACCAATTGCTCTGCTGCCAGCTTTGTGACGCCATACCAGGACGCGGGTAAGGGAGCCTGCTCCTCGGTAAAGGTTGCGTTTAATCCGTATATAGATGAAGTGGCTATGTTTACAAAAAAAGGCTTGTTTGGTAGCTTATCAATGGCGTCTAATAAGCGTTGTGTTCCGAAGAAATTATTGCTGAAATAATCTTCAAACGTACTGGAAGTCGAAATTCCCGGTTGTGCGGCAAAGTGAAATATATAGGAAAGATCCTCGCCAATTATTTTACTCAAATCATCGGTACGCAGGTCTGCTTTTTGCACTTTAATCCCTTTTTTTGCGAGGGTTTCGGCATTTAATTGCTTTAAAGCAACATCGTAGTAATCCGAAAAATTATCAATCGCCACAACGTCATGTCCCAAAGAGACCAATCTTTCGGCAGTATGTGAACCAATAAAACCGGCAGCGCCTGTTACAAGTATTTTCATTCCTTTCGGTTTTCAATTTCAAAAGTAATCAAATTCGAAGTGTACAAAACCAATTCTTCAAAAAGTTCATAAAAGAGAAGCCAATCGAAACACATAAACTTTTAATCCTTCCGCTCCTAACCTAAAAAAAATTACTTTTGCAAAAACCTTTACCGTAAAAAATGTACGAGTTTACCATTATTGTGCCGGTCTATAACGAGGAGGAAAATTTGGAGCGTGTTGAAAAAGAACTGTTGGCCTATACAAAAATTGCAACCAAAAAAACAGCCATCTTGTTTGTGAATGATGGTTCCAAAGATAAAAGTCAGGAGTTAATCGAAGCCATTTGCCATAGAAACGAAGCTTTTCACTTTCTCAATTTTAAAGAAAACAGAGGCTTGAGCGCAGCAATTAAAGCAGGTTTTGACCATGTTGAGAGTGAGTTGGTGGGATATATCGATTCCGACTTACAAACTGCCCCCGAAGATTTTAATTTGCTGTTAGCGCATAGTAATGATTACGCGTTGGTCACCGGAGTACGTGCCAACCGAAAGGATTCCTTTGTAAAAAACATGTCTTCAAAAATTGCCAATGGTATTCGACGCGCCTTTACACATGATGGCATGGATGATACGGGCTGTCCGTTGAAAGTGATTCAAACCTGCTACGCCAAACAAATTCCAATGTTTAAGGGATTACATCGCTTTTTACCGGCAATGATTTTGCTTCAGGATGGAAAAATTTTACAGGTACCCGTACAGCATTTTCCACGTGTCGCGGGAACCGCAAAATTCGGTTTGTGGAACAGGCTAATCGGTCCGTTGATGGACTGCTTTGCCTACCTTTGGATGAAGAAGAAGTACATCAACTACGAGGTTAAAAGCAAAGGATGAGCAACTGGCTTATTTACGGCATCGGATTTCTAGCCCAGATACTCTTTTCGGGGCGGCTTATTGTACAATGGATTCTTTCCGAAAAAAGCAAAAAAATTGTCACCCCATCTCTTTTCTGGAAACTCAGCTTACTGGCGTCATTCTTACTTTTTGTGTACGGCTATTTACGAGACGATTTCGCCATTATGTTGGGGCAGGCGTTAACGTATTTTATTTATGTTAGAAATCTGCAATTGCAGGGAGAATGGCAAAAATCGCCTAAAATTATACAGTGGTTTTTACTAATCTTTCCTGTGATAATTGTTTTCTACGGCTATAATAACGGGGAATACGATGTCGACAAATTATTTAAAAATGAAGCAATTCCGTTGTGGCTAATGCTCTTAGGAATTATCTCGCAAATCCTTTTTACATTGCGTTTTATATACCAGTGGATGTATTCCGAAAAAACAAAAACATCACAACTGCCGGTTGGGTTTTGGCGTATGAGCGTGATTGGAGCTTCTCTAATCTTAACCTATGCTATTTTCCGGGAAGATCCTGTGCTTTTTGTGGGGCATATTGCCGGGTTGATAATTTATGTTCGGAATATCTTTATTTGGAAAAAACAGCGCAATGGAGCAACTTAAAAACAATTACGTCCTCCTTCTGATACTTACCTGCATCGCCATTTTCTTTGTGAATCTGGATACCTTGTATGTAAATATCATGGAGGCTCGTAATTTTACAACTGCCCGTGAAATGCTCAACGATGGCAACTGGCTGTTGACAACACTTAACGGAGAAGCACGTTATCAAAAACCTCCTTTGCCCACCTGGTTAACGGCGCTATCGGCCGCTGTATTCGGATTAAAAAGTTTGACTGCCTTACGCCTTCCTGCGGCCTTGGTAACACTTTTATTGGTGTTGTTTTCTTATAAATTTTCGATAAAACTCACCCAAAATAAAACCTTGGCTTTTATAGGATCCTTGATTCTGGCAACCTCCTTCTATGTAGTATTTGCAGGTCGTAACGGACAGTGGGACATTTTTACCCACGCCTTTATGATGGTGACTATTTTTCAGTTGTATTTATTCTTTACGCAGCGTGAGAAAAAATACCAACATGCCCTAATTGCTGCGGTTTTCTTCGGATTTTCATTTATGAGTAAAGGTCCGGTTTCGTTTTACGCCTTACTCCTCCCCTTTTTGATTGCTTTTGGAATTGTCTACAAGTATAAAAACCTGAAATCACGATTGCTGCCATTGCTGGTATTTTTAATTGTTGCTTTGGTCGTTTCCGGATGGTGGCATTGGTACACTTATGCATTCGATCCCGAAGCTGCAGCTGCGATTACCAAGAAGGAAACCGAAAACTGGACAGGCTATAATGTGCGTCCGTTTTACTATTACTGGAGCTTTTTTACCCAAAGCGGGGTTTGGACCATCCCGGCATTTATTGGCTTGCTCTATCCGTATTTAAAAAACAGAGTAATCGATAAGAAGGCCTATCTCTTTACTTTTTTATGGACGATGGCTTCGGTGGTGTTGCTGTCTTTAATTCCTGAAAAGAAATCGCGGTATCTCCTACCTGTGCTTATTCCCTTGGCATTGAACACCGCATTTTACATCGAATATTTGTTTAGAAGGTTTTCCGAAATAAAAGACAAGCGAGAAACCTTTCCTGTGTATTTTAACTTCTCGATCATTGCCACCATAGGATGTGTTTTTCCGGTATTGGGCTATATTTTTCTGAAAGATGCCCTCGCCGGAAAGTGGATTTGGTTTGTAGTATTATCTGTTGCTTTGGTAAGTCTGGGCGTGGTTATATTCCGAAATCTTTTCCGAAGAAACATACGTCCCGTGTTTTATGCAACTATCGCTTTTATTGCATCAATTACTTGCTTCGGAATGCCCATGGCGAAAGCCTTAACTATTAACGATGAATACAAGGGGCTTTCCCAATTAAATACCTGGCAGGCTGAAACAGGTTTGAAGGTATACGAATTTACTTTTTTTACGCCCGAACTTATCTGGGACTACGGAAACACTATCGAAGTTCTAAAAAAAGAGGATGA
This genomic stretch from Ulvibacter sp. MAR_2010_11 harbors:
- the meaB gene encoding methylmalonyl Co-A mutase-associated GTPase MeaB, with translation MTQKRKHTGALSEKKGVQAPKSVSDAAAQQLKENRKKTPSIAQLVNGILAGDKSALSRGITLIESTAAKHQAQAKQLIEACLPYANKSVRIGITGVPGVGKSTFIEAFGTLLVQQKKKVAVLAVDPSSTISRGSILGDKTRMEALVKEENAFIRPSASGTSLGGVARKTREAILLCEAAGFDIIIIETVGVGQSETAVHSMTDFFLLLQLAGAGDELQGIKRGIIEMADAIVINKADGENVKAAKLAKTEFNRALHLYPPKDSNWTPKTISCSALQNEGVDAVWELIEDYVSLTKENTYFSEKRKEQNKFWLLQTIESTLKSEFFGNPLLKKELEKQLKALDANATTPFEAAEKILLLKNSL
- a CDS encoding NAD(P)-dependent oxidoreductase; this encodes MKILVTGAAGFIGSHTAERLVSLGHDVVAIDNFSDYYDVALKQLNAETLAKKGIKVQKADLRTDDLSKIIGEDLSYIFHFAAQPGISTSSTFEDYFSNNFFGTQRLLDAIDKLPNKPFFVNIATSSIYGLNATFTEEQAPLPASWYGVTKLAAEQLVLAYSRRELLQSCSLRLYSVYGPRERPDKLYTRLIDCGLNDKPFPLYDGSLDHLRSFTYVQDIVDGIVSVIGKEGVCNGEIFNLGTEEENTTATGIATVEEILQKKIKMEHKPARPGDQSRTCANIGKARRLLDYNPQTSLKIGLEAQVEWFRENF
- a CDS encoding glycosyltransferase family 2 protein, with amino-acid sequence MYEFTIIVPVYNEEENLERVEKELLAYTKIATKKTAILFVNDGSKDKSQELIEAICHRNEAFHFLNFKENRGLSAAIKAGFDHVESELVGYIDSDLQTAPEDFNLLLAHSNDYALVTGVRANRKDSFVKNMSSKIANGIRRAFTHDGMDDTGCPLKVIQTCYAKQIPMFKGLHRFLPAMILLQDGKILQVPVQHFPRVAGTAKFGLWNRLIGPLMDCFAYLWMKKKYINYEVKSKG
- a CDS encoding lipid-A-disaccharide synthase N-terminal domain-containing protein, translating into MSNWLIYGIGFLAQILFSGRLIVQWILSEKSKKIVTPSLFWKLSLLASFLLFVYGYLRDDFAIMLGQALTYFIYVRNLQLQGEWQKSPKIIQWFLLIFPVIIVFYGYNNGEYDVDKLFKNEAIPLWLMLLGIISQILFTLRFIYQWMYSEKTKTSQLPVGFWRMSVIGASLILTYAIFREDPVLFVGHIAGLIIYVRNIFIWKKQRNGAT
- a CDS encoding glycosyltransferase family 39 protein; translation: MEQLKNNYVLLLILTCIAIFFVNLDTLYVNIMEARNFTTAREMLNDGNWLLTTLNGEARYQKPPLPTWLTALSAAVFGLKSLTALRLPAALVTLLLVLFSYKFSIKLTQNKTLAFIGSLILATSFYVVFAGRNGQWDIFTHAFMMVTIFQLYLFFTQREKKYQHALIAAVFFGFSFMSKGPVSFYALLLPFLIAFGIVYKYKNLKSRLLPLLVFLIVALVVSGWWHWYTYAFDPEAAAAITKKETENWTGYNVRPFYYYWSFFTQSGVWTIPAFIGLLYPYLKNRVIDKKAYLFTFLWTMASVVLLSLIPEKKSRYLLPVLIPLALNTAFYIEYLFRRFSEIKDKRETFPVYFNFSIIATIGCVFPVLGYIFLKDALAGKWIWFVVLSVALVSLGVVIFRNLFRRNIRPVFYATIAFIASITCFGMPMAKALTINDEYKGLSQLNTWQAETGLKVYEFTFFTPELIWDYGNTIEVLKKEDDLTIPTEARFGVLVTEEETELFKRTFSAYKIEHVTRYDMNAKGKEDRSHKTRLWRDLYLVEKK